The proteins below are encoded in one region of Dromaius novaehollandiae isolate bDroNov1 chromosome 9, bDroNov1.hap1, whole genome shotgun sequence:
- the CHST2 gene encoding carbohydrate sulfotransferase 2: MKACRRKALALCLGYALLLLLAALNLLEYKWRREPRRCAEPPTAPRRRPPPPPPPPPAGSRGPAGARRQLVYVFTTWRSGSSFFGELFNQNPEVFFLYEPVWHVWQKLYPGDAVSLQGAARDMLSSLYRCDLSVFQLYSTAGAGKNLTTLGIFGAATNKVICSSPLCPAYRKEVVGMVDDRVCKKCPPQRLSRFQEECHKYRTLVIKGVRIFDLAVLAPLMRDPSLELKVIHLVRDPRAVASSRIRSRHGLIRESLQVVRSRDPRIHRMPFLDAGHKLGGKKEGGGGSDYHALGAMEVICSSMAKTLQTALHAPDWLRDNYLAVRYEDLVMEPIKTLRRVYSFVNLTVSPEMEKFALNMTSGPGYSSKPFVVSARNATQALSAWRTALSFQQIQQVEEYCHQPMAVLGYERVGSPEEVKDLSRTLLRKPQL; the protein is encoded by the coding sequence atGAAAGCGTGTCGGCGGAAGGCGCTGGCGCTGTGCCTGGGCtacgcgctgctgctgctgctcgccgCCCTCAACCTGCTGGAGTACAAgtggcggcgggagccgcggcgctgcgccgagccccccaccgccccccgccgccgcccgccgccgccgccgccgccgccgcccgcgggcagccgcggcccggcgggcgcccggcggcagctGGTGTACGTGTTCACCACCTGGCGGTCGGGGTCGTCCTTCTTCGGGGAGCTCTTCAACCAGAACCCCGAGGTCTTCTTCCTCTACGAGCCCGTGTGGCACGTCTGGCAGAAGCTGTACCCCGGGGACGCCGTGTCGCTGCAGGGGGCGGCCCGCGACATGCTGAGCTCCCTGTACCGCTGCGACCTCTCCGTCTTCCAGCTCTACAGCACGGCGGGCGCCGGCAAGAACCTCACCACGCTGGGCATCTTCGGCGCCGCCACCAACAAGGTCATCTGCTCCTCGCCGCTCTGCCCGGCCTACCGCAAGGAGGTGGTGGGCATGGTGGACGACCGGGTGTGCAAGAAGTGCCCCCCGCAGCGCCTCAGCCGCTTCCAGGAGGAGTGCCACAAGTACCGCACCCTGGTCATCAAGGGCGTCCGCATCTTCGACCTGGCCGTCCTCGCCCCGCTCATGCGTGACCCGTCCCTGGAGCTCAAAGTCATCCACCTGGTGCGTGACCCCCGGGCCGTCGCCAGCTCCCGCATCCGGTCCCGGCACGGCCTCATCCGGGAGAGCCTGCAGGTGGTGAGGAGCCGGGACCCCCGCATCCACCGCATGCCCTTCCTCGACGCCGGCCACAAGCTGGGCGGCAAGAAGGAGGGCGGGGGCGGCTCGGACTACCACGCGCTGGGCGCCATGGAGGTCATCTGCAGCAGCATGGCCAAGACCCTGCAGACCGCCCTGCACGCCCCCGACTGGCTCCGGGACAACTACCTGGCCGTGCGCTACGAGGACCTGGTGATGGAGCCCATCAAGACCCTGCGGCGGGTCTACAGCTTTGTCAACCTGACGGTCAGCCCGGAGATGGAGAAGTTTGCCCTCAACATGACCAGCGGCCCGGGCTACTCCTCCAAGCCCTTCGTGGTGTCGGCCAGGAACGCCACGCAGGCGCTGAGCGCCTGGAGGACCGCGCTCAGCTTCCAGCAGATCCAGCAGGTGGAGGAGTACTGCCACCAGCCCATGGCCGTGCTGGGCTACGAGCGGGTGGGCAGCCCCGAAGAGGTGAAGGACCTCAGCAGAACGTTGCTCAGGAAGCCGCAGCTGTGA